The Etheostoma spectabile isolate EspeVRDwgs_2016 unplaced genomic scaffold, UIUC_Espe_1.0 scaffold00006092, whole genome shotgun sequence genome includes a window with the following:
- the LOC116677859 gene encoding olfactory receptor 10A6-like has protein sequence MANSTLSYFVLSSYLHVQTLRYLYFMLTAMLYILIIVANVLLVVVICVNRSLHEPMYLFLVSLFVNELYGSTGLFPFLLVQILSDIHTVSAPFCFLQSFCVFTYANVEFSNLAVMSYDRYLAICYPLQEQYHTRMTSNKAVILIIVIWLYSFVKFLITLSLNMRLTLCGNVINSVYCHNYLVVKLACSDIMFNNIYGLFGAVLTVLVPLLPVLFSYMRILKVCFSGSKQTRQKAVSTCTPHLASLLNFSFGCCFEILQSRFDVTRVPSVFRIILSLYFLLIQPLLNPLMYGLQMTKIRNACKLVLRYKIFACRRDTM, from the exons ATGGCAAATTCAACTTTATCTTACTTTGTTCTTAGTTCTTATTTACATGTGCAGACTTTGAGATACTTGTATTTTATGTTAACTGCCATGTTATACATTCTTATTATTGTTGCCAATGTGTTGCTGGTTGTGGTTATCTGTGTGAACAGGAGCTTACATGAACCTATGTACCTTTTTCTGGTCAGCCTGTTTGTAAATGAACTGTATGGTAGTACAGGGTTGTTTCCATTCCTTCTGGTTCAGATCCTCTCGGACATTCACACTGTTTCTGCTCCCTTCTGCTTCCTGCagagtttttgtgtgtttacatatGCAAATGTGGAATTTAGTAACTTGGCTGTGATGTCTTATGACAGATATCTTGCTATCTGTTATCCTCTGca agaACAGTATCACACACGTATGACATCTAACAAGGCTGTTATCCTGATTATTGTAATATGGTTGTACTCTTTTGTGAAATTCTTAATTACTTTATCCTTGAACATGCGTTTGACTCTCTGTGGAAACGTTATAAACAGTGTGTATTGTCATAACTACCTTGTTGTTAAGTTGGCCTGTTCTGACATCATGTTCAATAACATTTATGGTCTTTTTGGTGCTGTTCTTACCGTCTTAGTCCCTCTGCTTCCGGTCCTTTTCTCCTACATGAGGAtccttaaagtgtgtttttctggttcTAAGCAGACGAGACAGAAAGCTGTCAGCACCTGCACCCCCCACCTCGCTTCCCTCCTAAACTTCTCTTTTGGCTGCTGCTTTGAAATACTCCAGAGTAGATTTGATGTGACCCGTGTACCCAGTGTGTTTCGCATCATTTTGTCGCTGTATTTTCTCCTCATACAGCCTCTTCTGAACCCTCTCATGTATGGAttgcaaatgacaaaaatacGCAATGCATGTAAACTTGTCCTTCGTTATAAGATCTTTGCCTGTCGCAGAGATACGATGTAG
- the LOC116677876 gene encoding olfactory receptor 10A3-like, whose protein sequence is MKNSTQVSYFILGAYFNIGLFKYLLFMILMCFYVLTVCANVLLVVVICVNRSLHEPMYLFLVSLFVNELYGSTGLFPFLLVQILSDIHTVSAPFCFLQIYYVFTYGTIQFINLAVMSYDRYLAICYPLQYHTRMTSSKVAVLIALTWLFPLTEVAVTVLLSSSLQLCGNVINKVYCDNYSVVKLACSEATVNNIHGLITISLVVFVPLLLILYTYMRILKVCFSGSKQTRQKAVSTCTPHLASTINFFLGSFFEIVQSRFDMSRVPMILRIFLSLYFLLCQPLFNPLMYGLQMSKIRSSCKSLIFGKM, encoded by the coding sequence ATGAAAAACTCTACACAggtttcatatttcattttggGAGCATACTTTAACATTGGGCTCTTTAAATACTTACTGTTTATgatcttgatgtgtttttatgttttaacagtgtGTGCCAATGTGTTGCTGGTTGTGGTTATCTGTGTGAACAGGAGCTTACATGAACCTATGTACCTTTTTCTGGTCAGCCTGTTTGTAAATGAACTGTATGGTAGTACAGGGTTGTTTCCATTCCTTCTGGTTCAGATCCTCTCGGACATTCACACTGTTTCTGCTCCCTTCTGCTTCCTGCAGATTTATTATGTGTTTACATATGGAACTATTCAATTTATTAACTTGGCTGTGATGTCTTATGACAGATATCTTGCTATCTGTTATCCTCTGCAGTATCACACTCGTATGACATCCTCCAAAGTTGCCGTGCTTATTGCTCTAACATGGTTGTTCCCATTGACTGAAGTTGCTGTCACAGTGTTACTGAGTTCCTCTCTGCAGCTGTGTGGGAACGTCATCAACAAAGTCTACTGTGATAACTACTCTGTTGTCAAACTGGCCTGCTCTGAGGCCACAGTCAACAACATTCATGGCCTCATTACCATTTCTCTTGTAGTCTTTGTTCCTCTCCTTTTAATCCTCTACACCTACATGAGGAtccttaaagtgtgtttttctggttcTAAGCAGACGAGACAGAAAGCTGTCAGTACCTGCACCCCCCACCTCGCTTCCACTATCAACTTCTTCCTCGGTTCGTTCTTTGAAATCGTTCAGAGCAGGTTTGATATGAGCAGAGTACCCATGATCTTACGGATATTTTTGTCATTATACTTTCTGCTCTGCCAACCGCTCTTTAACCCTTTAATGTATGGACTGCAGATGTCTAAAATACGTAGCT